A stretch of the Engraulis encrasicolus isolate BLACKSEA-1 chromosome 19, IST_EnEncr_1.0, whole genome shotgun sequence genome encodes the following:
- the fut9a gene encoding 4-galactosyl-N-acetylglucosaminide 3-alpha-L-fucosyltransferase 9 — translation MPSAPILRVLRPLLLGTFLLGCFVTLFLMYIKPSTSWLSGPVEPETSTARANKGLLSNRSQQNQTTVLVWLWPFGQTYDLNVCSSLFNIEGCSITADRNLYNRSDGVVIHHRDISSDLSNLPPVFRPALQKWVWMNLESPSHSSQLSGIENLFNLTLNYRQDADIEVPYGSIVANQAGDEDFVPPSKTKLVCWIVSNWNPDHVRVKYYNDLYKHIEVNAYGQAFGEYLSDQDYFPTIASCKFYLSFENSIHKDYITEKLYNPLSVGTVPIVLGPARENYENFIQGDAFIHVDDFGSPKELAEFLLLLDKNEEMYLRYFDWRKHFKVKKAYFWAEHTCLACDYIRRHNEYKTFNNLNKWYWG, via the coding sequence ATGCCATCTGCACCCATCCTCAGAGTTCTAAGACCCCTTCTGCTTGGAACGTTTCTGCTAGGATGCTTCGTGACGTTGTTCCTGATGTACATCAAGCCCTCCACGAGCTGGCTGTCGGGCCCTGTTGAGCCCGAGACGTCCACGGCCCGAGCCAACAAGGGCCTGCTGTCCAACCGCAGCCAGCAGAACCAGACCACCGTCTTGGTGTGGCTCTGGCCGTTCGGCCAGACATACGACCTCAATGTCTGCAGCTCACTCTTCAACATCGAGGGCTGCTCCATCACCGCCGACAGGAACCTGTACAACAGGTCGGACGGCGTGGTCATCCACCACCGCGACATCTCCAGCGACCTGTCCAACCTGCCGCCCGTGTTCCGTCCGGCGCTGCAGAAGTGGGTGTGGATGAACCTGGAGTCCCCGTCGCACTCGTCGCAGCTCTCGGGCATCGAGAACCTGTTCAACCTGACGCTGAACTACCGACAGGACGCGGACATCGAAGTGCCTTACGGGTCCATCGTGGCCAACCAGGCCGGGGATGAGGACTTTGTGCCGCCCAGCAAGACCAAGCTGGTCTGCTGGATCGTCAGCAACTGGAACCCGGACCACGTGCGGGTCAAGTACTACAACGATCTGTACAAACACATTGAGGTGAACGCGTACGGGCAGGCATTTGGGGAGTACTTGTCCGACCAGGACTACTTCCCCACCATCGCCAGTTGCAAGTTCTACCTGTCCTTCGAGAACTCCATCCACAAGGACTACATCACGGAGAAGCTCTACAACCCATTGTCCGTGGGCACGGTGCCCATCGTTCTGGGCCCTGCGCGGGAGAACTACGAGAACTTCATCCAGGGCGACGCCTTCATCCACGTGGACGATTTTGGGTCGCCGAAGGAGCTGGCTGAGTTCCTATTGCTGTTGGACAAGAACGAGGAGATGTACCTGCGCTACTTCGACTGGCGTAAGCACTTCAAGGTTAAGAAGGCCTACTTCTGGGCCGAGCACACCTGCCTGGCCTGCGACTACATACGCCGGCACAACGAGTACAAGACGTTCAACAATCTCAACAAATGGTACTGGGGTTGA